The Fibrobacter sp. UWEL genome includes a window with the following:
- a CDS encoding sigma-54-dependent Fis family transcriptional regulator produces MKGKPGELIGNTSEMRAVRDQVRHIAPSIALVLVRGNAGTGKEYVARSIHQLSDRRDKPFVMLNCSTLSEVNNANSFESELFGYERGAFTGATSRRLGKAEQALGGTLFLDEVASLNINAQVKLLQFIQDGKFSRQGSNIVQNADVRLIASTARNLEQMIQQGLFREDLYYRLNVFQIHLTDLFQRKTDILLLADYFIAKMNLKYGKNITRLSSPAIDMLLSYHWPGNVRELENCIEHACLVTTDVAINAYDLPPTLQTDVTSGTALLPEGTAPLSTLIDSYEREIISEALRRHKGNMSAAGRDLDLSPRVMHYKVNRLGIEVNKS; encoded by the coding sequence GTGAAGGGCAAGCCAGGCGAACTCATCGGCAACACTAGCGAAATGCGCGCGGTTCGAGACCAGGTAAGGCACATCGCCCCCTCCATCGCTTTAGTTCTAGTCCGAGGAAATGCAGGCACCGGCAAGGAGTACGTGGCCCGAAGCATCCATCAGCTTTCCGACCGTAGGGACAAGCCCTTCGTCATGCTGAACTGCAGCACTCTGAGCGAAGTAAACAACGCCAACTCCTTCGAAAGCGAGCTGTTCGGTTACGAACGCGGAGCATTTACAGGCGCAACCAGCCGACGTTTAGGAAAAGCGGAGCAGGCCTTAGGCGGCACCCTATTTCTAGACGAAGTAGCCAGCCTCAACATTAACGCCCAGGTAAAACTCCTGCAGTTTATCCAAGACGGGAAATTCAGCCGTCAGGGAAGCAACATCGTGCAGAATGCCGACGTGCGCTTGATTGCCAGCACCGCACGAAACCTGGAGCAAATGATCCAGCAGGGGCTTTTCCGCGAGGATCTTTATTACCGTCTCAATGTTTTCCAGATTCATCTCACGGATCTTTTCCAGCGAAAGACGGACATCCTACTATTGGCGGATTATTTCATCGCCAAAATGAACTTGAAATACGGCAAGAACATCACTCGCCTTAGCTCCCCCGCTATCGACATGCTATTAAGCTATCACTGGCCCGGCAACGTCCGCGAGTTGGAGAACTGTATTGAACATGCCTGCTTAGTAACGACGGACGTGGCTATTAACGCCTATGATTTACCGCCTACCCTACAGACGGACGTTACATCCGGTACGGCTCTTTTGCCCGAGGGCACGGCACCGCTTTCCACGTTAATTGACAGCTACGAGCGCGAAATTATCAGCGAAGCCCTGCGCCGCCATAAAGGCAACATGAGCGCCGCCGGCAGAGACCTTGATCTAAGCCCCCGCGTGATGCACTATAAAGTCAATCGCTTGGGAATCGAAGTGAATAAAAGTTAA
- a CDS encoding glutamine synthetase III yields MSTYRKNTIDEIAKAATAPVKPAETVNVDYYGEDVFNANAMKVYLPKDICKKLLATIEQGAPLDPNIAGEVAHAMKKWAMDRGATHFTHWFQPLTGSTAEKHDSFLEPDGLGGCEAIMVFSGKNLIVGEPDASSFPSGGIRSTFEARGYTAWDPTSPAFIKRHGNGATLCIPTAFCSYTGEALDKKTPLLRSLQALSKSTERLMACFKAGKKKTTVTLGAEQEYFLIDKRFYLQRPDLYQAGRTLFGAVPAKHQQMDDHYFGSIPARILNFMNEVEMELWKLGIPAKTRHNEVAPAQFELAPMFEEVNLACDHNMQVMEVLRNVADKNGLVCLLHEKPFAGVNGSGKHNNWSVSYGSGNLLNPGSNPHENAVFLTTLCAVIYAVDSHADLLRMTTAGAGNDHRLGANEAPPAIVSMYLGDQLMDVIEQLEQGAPKSSKQAGAMKLGSDSLPPLPRDATDRNRTSTFAFTGNKFEFRAPGSSQSCSEPNVVLNTIVAEAFDMIAEQLEKLDDKNFHTGLQKILQKIVKEHKRVIFNGNGYTDEWIAEAERRGLPNIRTSLEALKALKNEANIALFEKYGVMNRVEMESRYEVNVEDYHKRVRIEGEICRDMAKNIILPKVVEAYSCALKTNEMALNQGFPGVDAYVKSLGEGCKDLMAAVAKVESALAGEHEGILAAMAETRKIVDALEKVVSDEMWPLPKYREMMFIY; encoded by the coding sequence ATGAGCACCTATAGAAAGAATACCATTGACGAAATCGCCAAGGCCGCAACCGCACCGGTAAAGCCTGCCGAAACCGTCAACGTGGATTACTACGGCGAAGATGTGTTTAACGCCAACGCCATGAAGGTTTACCTGCCCAAGGATATCTGCAAGAAGCTTCTTGCTACGATTGAACAGGGTGCTCCCCTGGACCCGAACATTGCCGGCGAAGTGGCTCATGCCATGAAGAAGTGGGCAATGGATCGCGGTGCCACTCATTTTACTCACTGGTTCCAGCCCCTCACTGGCTCCACCGCCGAAAAGCATGACTCCTTCTTGGAACCGGATGGCCTCGGCGGTTGCGAAGCCATCATGGTGTTCAGCGGCAAGAACCTGATTGTTGGCGAACCGGACGCTTCCTCTTTCCCCAGCGGCGGCATCCGTTCTACTTTCGAGGCCCGCGGTTATACTGCCTGGGATCCCACTAGCCCCGCTTTCATCAAGCGTCATGGCAATGGTGCAACTCTTTGCATTCCTACTGCGTTCTGCTCTTACACTGGCGAAGCTTTGGACAAGAAGACTCCGCTGCTGCGCTCCCTGCAGGCTCTTTCCAAGTCCACCGAACGTTTGATGGCTTGCTTCAAGGCTGGCAAGAAGAAGACCACCGTTACTCTCGGTGCCGAACAGGAATACTTCCTCATCGACAAGCGTTTCTATTTACAGCGTCCGGACCTGTATCAGGCTGGCCGCACTCTGTTCGGTGCTGTTCCTGCAAAGCATCAGCAGATGGATGACCATTACTTCGGTTCTATTCCCGCTCGTATTTTGAACTTCATGAACGAAGTGGAAATGGAACTGTGGAAGCTTGGCATTCCTGCAAAGACTCGTCACAACGAAGTGGCTCCTGCTCAGTTTGAACTTGCTCCCATGTTCGAAGAAGTGAACCTGGCTTGCGACCACAACATGCAGGTGATGGAAGTTCTTCGCAATGTGGCTGACAAGAATGGTCTGGTTTGCCTCCTTCACGAAAAGCCTTTCGCTGGTGTGAACGGTTCTGGCAAGCATAACAACTGGAGCGTTTCCTATGGTTCCGGCAACCTGCTGAATCCGGGTAGCAATCCTCACGAAAATGCCGTGTTCCTCACCACTCTTTGCGCTGTGATTTATGCGGTGGATTCTCACGCAGACTTGCTCCGCATGACTACCGCTGGCGCAGGCAATGACCATCGCTTGGGTGCTAACGAAGCGCCTCCGGCCATCGTTTCTATGTACTTGGGCGACCAGCTCATGGATGTGATTGAACAGCTGGAACAGGGCGCTCCCAAGTCTAGTAAGCAGGCCGGCGCCATGAAGCTTGGCTCCGACAGTTTGCCGCCGCTGCCCCGTGATGCTACGGACCGTAACCGTACCAGTACTTTTGCTTTCACTGGCAACAAGTTCGAATTCCGTGCGCCGGGTTCCAGCCAGTCCTGCTCCGAACCCAATGTGGTTCTGAACACTATCGTTGCAGAGGCATTCGACATGATTGCCGAACAGCTGGAAAAGTTGGATGACAAGAATTTCCACACCGGTCTCCAGAAGATTCTTCAGAAGATCGTGAAGGAACACAAGCGAGTCATCTTCAACGGAAACGGTTATACCGACGAGTGGATTGCCGAAGCAGAACGCCGCGGCCTTCCCAACATCCGCACTTCTCTGGAAGCTCTGAAGGCTCTCAAGAACGAAGCCAACATTGCCCTCTTCGAAAAGTACGGCGTCATGAACCGCGTGGAAATGGAATCCCGTTACGAAGTGAACGTGGAAGACTACCACAAGCGCGTTCGCATCGAAGGCGAAATCTGCCGCGACATGGCCAAGAACATTATCTTGCCCAAGGTGGTGGAGGCTTACTCCTGCGCCCTCAAGACCAACGAAATGGCTCTCAACCAGGGTTTCCCCGGTGTGGATGCCTACGTGAAGTCTTTGGGTGAAGGCTGCAAGGACCTGATGGCCGCTGTGGCTAAGGTTGAATCTGCTCTCGCTGGCGAACATGAAGGCATTCTCGCTGCCATGGCAGAAACCCGCAAGATCGTTGACGCTCTTGAAAAAGTCGTCTCCGACGAAATGTGGCCCCTGCCCAAGTACCGCGAGATGATGTTCATTTACTAA
- a CDS encoding type IV pilus twitching motility protein PilT, with protein sequence MAYNIQDLLAEMVKRGASDLHITAGAPPLVRLHGKLTPIGENKLKPDETMRMTYSLMNEGQKKSFEQSKECDFSFGIANLARFRANAYLQRGCVALALRIIPLDIKTFKELGLPKIMAEFTTRPSGLVLVTGATGSGKSTTLAAMIDKINKERHDHILTVEDPIEFLHKHQNCMINQREVGSDTNSFANALKMALRQDPDVVLIGEMRDLETIRAALTIAETGHLAFATLHTNSCVQTINRVVDAFPKGEQQTVRTQLSFVLQGVICQTLVPRIGGGRVMAYEVMNVTPGIRALIRDDKVHQIESMIEIGQKFGMNTMNMCLCDLVKNRKVDRFEALSRSPSPDQLEQLMQKEGV encoded by the coding sequence ATGGCATACAATATTCAAGATCTTCTCGCAGAAATGGTGAAGCGTGGCGCTTCTGACTTGCACATTACTGCAGGCGCCCCTCCTTTAGTTCGTCTCCACGGTAAGCTTACTCCTATTGGTGAAAATAAGCTGAAGCCGGACGAAACCATGCGAATGACCTATAGCTTGATGAACGAAGGCCAGAAAAAGTCCTTCGAACAGAGCAAGGAATGTGACTTTTCTTTCGGTATTGCAAACTTGGCACGTTTCCGTGCTAACGCTTACCTCCAGCGTGGTTGCGTGGCTTTGGCCCTTCGTATTATTCCGCTGGACATTAAGACCTTTAAGGAATTGGGTCTTCCCAAGATCATGGCTGAATTTACCACCCGTCCTTCCGGCTTGGTGCTGGTGACTGGTGCTACCGGTTCCGGTAAGTCCACTACGCTTGCTGCTATGATCGATAAGATTAACAAGGAACGTCATGACCACATTCTGACGGTGGAAGATCCTATCGAATTCTTGCACAAGCATCAGAACTGCATGATCAACCAGCGTGAAGTGGGTAGTGATACCAACAGCTTTGCCAACGCCTTGAAGATGGCTCTTCGTCAGGACCCGGACGTGGTGCTTATCGGCGAAATGCGTGACTTGGAAACCATCCGTGCTGCATTGACCATTGCAGAAACGGGCCACTTGGCTTTTGCAACCTTGCATACCAACTCCTGCGTGCAGACCATCAACCGCGTGGTGGATGCATTCCCCAAGGGTGAACAGCAGACTGTTCGTACTCAGCTCTCCTTCGTGCTTCAGGGCGTAATCTGTCAGACTCTCGTACCCCGCATTGGCGGCGGTCGTGTAATGGCATACGAAGTGATGAATGTGACTCCGGGTATTCGAGCCTTGATTCGTGATGACAAGGTTCATCAGATTGAATCCATGATTGAAATCGGTCAGAAGTTCGGTATGAACACCATGAACATGTGCCTTTGCGACCTGGTGAAGAATCGCAAGGTGGACCGTTTTGAAGCCCTTTCCCGTTCCCCCAGTCCTGACCAGCTTGAACAGCTGATGCAGAAGGAAGGGGTGTAG
- a CDS encoding TlpA disulfide reductase family protein, producing the protein MRSLAVKILLIAIPVLILGSMAYRQLSLDNQFQEISRKINNFTAIDVENGRTTFQELKGKATFIVLSASWCPACMAEIPMLKNIHNEFANQGLNILMISEDDNVKIAAKFKKKHQLPWTVLHWNYDLMNLLGNPGFIPVSYLVNDQDSIVQIHAGIFKEDEVRKEIQKLLK; encoded by the coding sequence ATGCGTTCTTTGGCCGTCAAAATACTCCTGATTGCAATACCAGTCCTGATACTGGGTTCTATGGCGTATCGGCAGCTGTCCCTAGACAACCAATTCCAGGAAATTTCTAGAAAAATCAACAATTTTACAGCAATTGACGTGGAAAATGGCAGAACGACCTTCCAGGAATTGAAGGGGAAAGCCACCTTTATCGTCCTGAGCGCCAGTTGGTGCCCCGCCTGCATGGCTGAAATTCCCATGTTAAAAAACATCCATAACGAATTCGCCAATCAGGGGCTCAATATTTTGATGATTAGCGAGGACGATAACGTCAAAATCGCAGCCAAATTCAAGAAGAAGCATCAACTTCCCTGGACAGTCCTTCACTGGAATTACGATTTGATGAATCTTTTAGGCAACCCCGGATTCATTCCAGTCTCGTATTTGGTAAACGACCAGGACAGCATCGTCCAAATCCACGCAGGCATCTTCAAGGAAGACGAAGTCCGCAAGGAAATCCAGAAACTTTTGAAATAG
- a CDS encoding aminotransferase class V-fold PLP-dependent enzyme, whose amino-acid sequence MIDVKFDAEKIRSEFPMLVAGDQEAKPLAFLDSTATTQKPDCVIDVMNDFYREHYSSVKRGVYRLSARTTEAYEATRKNIAKFINAKSENEIVFTRGTTESINLVAWSYGRKFFSEGDEVLISGLEHHANIVSWQIVAEMKGAKIKVIPVKDDGDLDLEKLPELLTEKVKMVAVTHVSNAVGTVNPIKEIIVTVRKNAPQAKILIDCAQSSSHLKIDVQELDCDFIAFSGHKMYGPTGIGVLYGKYDVLDSMPPWHGGGEMIKNVTFEKTTYADVPERFEAGTPAIAEVLGLGKAVEWIQEIGLDNIREHEEKIVKYALEQLATIPQIKVLGSPKNRGALISVTLDGIAVSDAAMILDEENVAVRSGHHCAQPVMDRFGVDATLRLSFGVYSQERDVDRFIAGIKRVIKLFA is encoded by the coding sequence ATGATTGATGTAAAGTTTGATGCAGAAAAAATCCGTAGTGAATTTCCCATGCTGGTAGCTGGCGATCAAGAAGCCAAGCCCTTGGCCTTCTTGGACAGCACCGCTACCACCCAGAAGCCCGATTGCGTCATTGATGTTATGAACGACTTCTACCGCGAACATTACAGTTCCGTAAAGCGCGGCGTGTATCGTCTCAGCGCTCGTACTACCGAAGCCTACGAAGCCACCCGCAAGAACATCGCCAAGTTCATCAACGCCAAGAGCGAAAACGAAATCGTCTTTACCCGCGGCACCACCGAAAGCATCAATCTGGTGGCCTGGAGCTATGGACGTAAGTTTTTCAGCGAAGGCGACGAAGTTCTCATTAGCGGCCTAGAGCATCACGCCAACATCGTAAGCTGGCAGATTGTAGCCGAGATGAAGGGCGCAAAAATCAAGGTCATTCCCGTAAAGGATGACGGCGACTTGGATTTGGAAAAGTTGCCGGAACTTCTCACCGAAAAAGTGAAGATGGTGGCGGTCACCCACGTGAGCAACGCCGTTGGAACCGTCAATCCTATTAAAGAAATTATCGTAACTGTACGCAAGAACGCGCCCCAGGCAAAGATTCTCATTGACTGCGCCCAGAGTTCCTCTCACTTGAAGATCGATGTGCAGGAACTGGACTGCGACTTTATTGCATTTAGCGGACACAAGATGTACGGCCCCACAGGCATCGGCGTTTTGTACGGCAAGTACGATGTACTGGATTCCATGCCTCCTTGGCACGGCGGTGGCGAAATGATCAAGAACGTCACCTTTGAAAAGACAACCTACGCCGACGTCCCCGAACGTTTCGAGGCTGGTACGCCCGCCATTGCAGAAGTTCTGGGCTTGGGCAAGGCTGTGGAATGGATTCAGGAAATCGGTCTGGACAACATTCGCGAACACGAAGAAAAAATCGTGAAGTACGCTTTGGAACAGCTGGCCACCATCCCGCAGATTAAGGTCCTTGGCAGTCCCAAGAATCGCGGCGCACTCATTAGCGTAACGCTGGATGGAATCGCCGTCAGCGACGCCGCCATGATCCTTGACGAAGAAAACGTCGCTGTGCGCAGTGGCCACCACTGCGCTCAACCGGTCATGGACCGGTTCGGCGTTGACGCCACCCTGCGATTGTCCTTCGGAGTCTACTCTCAGGAACGTGACGTAGACCGATTCATCGCAGGCATCAAGCGAGTCATTAAGTTGTTCGCATAA
- a CDS encoding type II secretion system F family protein, with amino-acid sequence MPEFLYKASNAQGNKFDGVIEAKDKAEAEALLMRRRLIIESLKKKPTEIKIKFGSGIKPADISRFTRMFSSMSSAGLPMLQCLNILESQCENPDLREVVHKVTMSINGGSSLADALSQHPKVFNTLYTNMVAAGEAGGILDGILARLADTLENGERLKRKVKKALTYPVMLIIVGVLVVIALMTFVVPTFAEQFAALDAELPAPTQVVMNISDFIRDNGMILGIMVVLAIVGFKLAMRVPSIKFAWDGFMLKVPKLGDLQVKSATASFARTLGTLLNAGVSVMDSLKVVASTVSNKVIEKAIGKISIGIAGGKSIAEPMEECHLFPPMVIQMTGVGEKTGNLGGMLLKLADFYDEEVDAAVDGVVGMMEPMIIVFLGGAVGGLLIAMYMPMFSMSDSVKG; translated from the coding sequence ATGCCAGAATTTCTCTATAAAGCCAGTAATGCCCAAGGCAACAAGTTCGATGGCGTCATCGAAGCGAAGGATAAGGCCGAAGCTGAAGCCCTCTTGATGCGTCGACGCTTGATTATCGAAAGCTTGAAGAAAAAGCCTACGGAAATCAAGATCAAGTTTGGTAGTGGCATTAAGCCTGCTGACATTTCCAGATTTACCCGTATGTTCTCCTCCATGAGTTCGGCAGGTCTTCCCATGTTGCAGTGCTTGAACATTCTGGAAAGCCAGTGCGAAAACCCTGACCTTAGGGAAGTGGTTCATAAGGTGACCATGTCCATTAACGGCGGTTCTTCCCTGGCCGATGCTCTTTCTCAGCATCCTAAGGTGTTCAATACTCTTTATACCAACATGGTGGCTGCAGGTGAAGCGGGCGGTATTCTGGATGGCATTCTTGCCCGTCTTGCTGATACCTTGGAAAACGGCGAACGTCTGAAACGTAAGGTGAAAAAAGCACTGACCTATCCTGTGATGTTGATTATCGTGGGTGTGTTGGTGGTGATCGCCTTGATGACTTTTGTGGTGCCTACCTTCGCAGAACAGTTCGCTGCTCTTGACGCTGAACTTCCTGCACCGACTCAGGTGGTGATGAATATTTCCGACTTCATCCGCGATAACGGTATGATTCTCGGCATTATGGTTGTGCTTGCAATTGTGGGCTTTAAGCTTGCCATGAGGGTTCCATCCATCAAGTTTGCGTGGGACGGCTTTATGCTAAAGGTTCCGAAACTTGGGGACCTTCAGGTGAAGTCTGCAACGGCAAGTTTTGCTCGAACTTTAGGTACTCTTCTGAATGCTGGTGTGTCCGTGATGGACTCCTTGAAGGTGGTGGCCTCTACCGTCTCCAACAAGGTAATCGAAAAGGCTATCGGTAAGATTTCCATTGGTATTGCTGGTGGTAAATCCATTGCGGAACCTATGGAAGAATGTCACTTGTTTCCGCCTATGGTGATCCAGATGACGGGTGTGGGTGAAAAGACGGGTAACCTTGGCGGCATGCTGTTGAAATTGGCGGACTTCTATGATGAAGAAGTGGATGCCGCTGTGGACGGCGTTGTGGGCATGATGGAACCTATGATCATCGTGTTCCTGGGTGGCGCTGTGGGTGGCTTGCTTATTGCAATGTACATGCCCATGTTCTCTATGTCTGATAGCGTTAAGGGTTAA
- a CDS encoding family 16 glycosylhydrolase: protein MKTKILLPIVTAALSMSMFACSDDSSSPASPVVNPTSSSAAVVDPIVDPTAGVSSSSVVDPTVDPTQNPVVGPTSSAAADPDVAPASSASNIAIDPNAPVDANGKITSKIFDDSALPKLPNNDTVHVDNKSDYNYYGAELTGRDQFTYGRFEARMKMVSISGSVSSMFLYYDNSYMEEDEPWNEIDIEVLGKNPGSWQSNIITRYPDDETKKHKNITSEYIHQFGDNATENFHLFGMIWTPEYIAWEIDSVEIRRDYIGQTRTEKNGPEQDQVAFMTMEQSLRFNLWSAASTGWVGKFTGGELADGPKEQLIDYVRVYDYDPATKGFVLNWQDDFDGDALDKTHWKTGNWKMENTTLRPANVVVADGYCKLLLSRELKEAAN, encoded by the coding sequence ATGAAGACTAAAATCCTTCTCCCCATCGTTACTGCAGCTCTTTCTATGAGCATGTTCGCTTGCTCTGATGACAGCAGTTCTCCCGCTTCTCCGGTTGTAAATCCCACAAGTTCTTCCGCAGCTGTAGTGGATCCTATCGTTGATCCGACTGCTGGTGTTTCCTCTTCCTCTGTGGTGGATCCGACTGTTGATCCTACCCAGAATCCGGTTGTGGGCCCCACTTCTTCCGCTGCTGCAGATCCTGATGTTGCCCCGGCTTCTAGCGCATCCAATATCGCTATTGACCCCAACGCTCCGGTGGATGCCAACGGTAAGATCACCAGCAAAATCTTTGACGATTCTGCTCTTCCCAAGCTTCCTAACAACGATACCGTCCATGTGGACAACAAGAGCGACTATAACTACTATGGCGCAGAACTGACTGGTCGTGACCAGTTCACTTACGGTCGCTTTGAAGCCCGTATGAAGATGGTTTCCATCTCTGGTTCCGTCAGCTCCATGTTCCTGTACTACGATAACTCCTATATGGAGGAAGACGAACCTTGGAATGAAATCGATATCGAAGTTCTGGGTAAGAATCCTGGCTCCTGGCAGTCCAACATCATTACCCGCTATCCGGATGATGAAACTAAGAAGCATAAGAATATCACTTCTGAATACATCCATCAGTTTGGCGACAACGCAACTGAAAACTTCCATCTCTTTGGCATGATCTGGACTCCGGAATACATCGCCTGGGAAATCGATAGCGTGGAAATCCGTCGTGACTACATCGGTCAGACCCGTACCGAAAAGAACGGCCCGGAACAGGATCAGGTTGCTTTCATGACTATGGAACAGTCCCTCCGTTTCAACCTCTGGTCTGCTGCTAGCACTGGTTGGGTTGGCAAGTTCACCGGTGGCGAACTGGCTGACGGCCCCAAGGAACAGCTTATTGACTACGTCCGTGTATACGACTACGATCCGGCTACTAAGGGCTTTGTCCTGAATTGGCAGGACGACTTCGATGGTGACGCTCTGGATAAGACTCACTGGAAGACTGGTAACTGGAAGATGGAAAACACCACTCTCCGTCCCGCAAACGTTGTTGTAGCTGATGGCTACTGCAAGCTCCTCTTGAGCCGCGAACTCAAGGAAGCTGCTAACTAA
- the epmA gene encoding EF-P lysine aminoacylase EpmA: MNAGFKPTCSRENWIKRQALMNKVRQFFVSRDSLEVETPTLSNAGGTDPQLDYFQVGVEGEPPRFMMTSPEFHMKRLLSAGFGDIFQITKSFRKDEFGSHHNNEFSMVEWYRVGWPQEKLMDEVEALVSEILGKPINARRTRWIDAFRNYAGVDPFCEDLNLFADACRRREIPVPEGGSMSREDWWDYLMVFIIEPALASNGPEFILDYPPSQAALAQTYVDADGLTWAKRFELFVDQVELCNGYTELTDAAEQRRRFNADQKIRESMGKPMPPIDEHFLAALESGMPSCSGVALGLDRLFMLAMNKPEIGDVILFPSPIA; this comes from the coding sequence ATGAACGCTGGATTCAAACCTACCTGCAGTCGCGAAAACTGGATCAAACGCCAGGCCTTGATGAACAAGGTCCGTCAATTCTTCGTTTCCCGCGATTCTCTGGAAGTGGAAACCCCCACTCTTTCCAATGCAGGCGGTACGGATCCCCAGCTGGACTACTTTCAGGTAGGTGTAGAAGGTGAACCTCCTCGCTTCATGATGACGAGTCCTGAGTTTCATATGAAGCGCTTGCTGTCTGCTGGCTTTGGGGACATCTTTCAGATTACAAAGTCCTTCCGTAAGGATGAATTCGGTAGCCACCACAATAATGAATTCAGTATGGTGGAGTGGTATCGTGTGGGTTGGCCTCAGGAAAAACTGATGGACGAAGTAGAAGCTCTCGTCAGTGAAATTCTAGGTAAGCCTATTAATGCTCGCCGTACCCGCTGGATCGATGCTTTCAGGAATTACGCCGGAGTGGATCCGTTCTGTGAAGATTTGAACCTCTTTGCGGATGCTTGCCGCCGTCGTGAGATTCCTGTTCCCGAGGGCGGTTCCATGAGTCGTGAAGACTGGTGGGACTATCTGATGGTTTTCATAATTGAACCCGCTCTCGCCAGTAACGGTCCGGAATTCATTCTGGATTACCCGCCTTCTCAGGCTGCCCTTGCCCAGACTTACGTAGATGCCGATGGATTGACCTGGGCGAAGCGCTTTGAACTTTTTGTAGATCAGGTGGAACTTTGCAATGGCTATACGGAACTGACGGATGCCGCCGAACAGCGCCGCCGTTTTAACGCCGATCAGAAAATTCGTGAAAGTATGGGGAAGCCCATGCCTCCCATCGATGAACATTTCCTGGCGGCTCTGGAATCGGGTATGCCGTCTTGTTCTGGGGTGGCGCTGGGGCTGGACCGCCTGTTTATGCTGGCCATGAACAAGCCTGAGATTGGGGATGTGATCCTCTTCCCCAGCCCTATTGCTTAA
- a CDS encoding FISUMP domain-containing protein has translation MDINYKKFLSITGVVFSLASASFAQQELHDAIDNGDIAAAQKMVKKGVAEEIYCGKLNPNDAVKVYEKIFKAMPNESFENCPTQFAYGYGAKVCANAKAMDACSEVTKLLLKDGEAGNVNAIETLDGVLKSIVKNKAFAKPVKEQVDTTAWVACPKKGKDRIACIEQCKTQSDSLEDAAHKALCDSKPEQFIETTLTISKPSPLFEMLRAEIADGYWKAPMSVAEKFSKLAQTYAKPLTIADTSVVNLAFVDRWAETHKAAGSALPGGQLFRFCASWQPQVDSILTAKEIATRCPVFETFVDPRDKQKYKVKNIEGFKWFVQNLNYAVEDGSLCYDREDDNCKAYGRQYNHATALTVCPEGTHLATEEEWSALEDLAGGASSAAEKLRSNGSDDFAFTALFGGHTNKNGFSVTAGEGAYFWMEDAADDGRSYARSMFATDRDVSRIPVDNGYYMSVRCAINGRFPVEVPVAPANAAEVPAEASAAE, from the coding sequence ATGGACATCAATTACAAAAAGTTTTTATCTATTACTGGCGTGGTATTCTCGCTGGCCTCTGCAAGCTTTGCACAACAGGAACTTCACGATGCTATAGACAATGGTGATATCGCCGCTGCTCAGAAAATGGTGAAGAAGGGCGTCGCCGAGGAAATTTACTGCGGCAAGTTGAACCCCAATGACGCCGTGAAGGTGTACGAAAAGATTTTCAAGGCAATGCCTAACGAATCTTTTGAAAATTGTCCCACCCAGTTTGCTTATGGTTACGGTGCAAAGGTTTGTGCTAACGCCAAGGCAATGGACGCCTGTTCCGAAGTGACTAAGTTGTTGCTGAAGGATGGGGAGGCAGGCAATGTGAATGCCATCGAAACTCTGGATGGTGTGCTGAAGTCGATCGTCAAGAACAAGGCTTTCGCAAAGCCTGTGAAGGAACAGGTGGATACCACCGCTTGGGTGGCTTGCCCCAAGAAGGGTAAGGACCGCATCGCTTGCATTGAACAGTGCAAGACTCAGTCCGATTCTCTGGAAGACGCTGCCCATAAGGCTCTCTGCGATTCCAAGCCGGAACAGTTCATCGAAACAACGCTCACGATTTCCAAACCGTCTCCGCTTTTCGAAATGCTTCGTGCGGAAATCGCTGATGGTTACTGGAAGGCTCCCATGTCTGTAGCAGAAAAGTTCTCCAAGCTGGCTCAGACATATGCAAAGCCTCTGACGATTGCGGATACTTCTGTGGTAAATCTGGCTTTCGTTGATCGCTGGGCTGAAACTCACAAGGCCGCTGGTTCCGCTCTTCCCGGCGGTCAGTTGTTCCGTTTCTGTGCTTCCTGGCAACCTCAGGTGGATTCCATCCTGACGGCTAAGGAAATTGCTACTCGCTGCCCTGTGTTTGAAACCTTCGTGGATCCTCGCGACAAGCAGAAGTACAAGGTCAAAAATATTGAAGGCTTCAAGTGGTTTGTCCAGAACTTGAACTATGCTGTGGAAGATGGTTCTCTCTGCTACGACCGTGAAGACGATAACTGCAAGGCCTATGGCCGTCAGTACAATCATGCTACAGCCTTGACCGTCTGTCCGGAAGGCACTCACTTGGCTACGGAAGAAGAATGGTCTGCTCTGGAAGACCTGGCTGGTGGCGCAAGCTCCGCTGCAGAAAAGCTCCGCAGTAACGGTTCCGATGACTTTGCCTTTACCGCCCTGTTTGGCGGTCATACCAACAAGAACGGCTTCTCCGTCACTGCAGGCGAAGGCGCTTACTTCTGGATGGAAGATGCTGCTGACGATGGTCGCAGCTATGCACGTTCTATGTTCGCTACCGACCGCGATGTATCCCGTATCCCTGTGGATAACGGTTACTACATGTCCGTACGTTGTGCAATTAACGGACGCTTCCCGGTGGAAGTTCCCGTGGCTCCCGCTAACGCTGCAGAAGTCCCGGCTGAAGCATCTGCTGCTGAATAA